In one Diabrotica virgifera virgifera chromosome 7, PGI_DIABVI_V3a genomic region, the following are encoded:
- the LOC126887650 gene encoding protein BUD31 homolog: MPKVRRSKKPPPEGWELIEPTLDELEQKMREVETQSHEGKRKNESLWPIFKIHHQKSRYIFDLFYRRKAISRELYDYCLGENIADKNLIAKWKKQGYESLCCLRCIQTRDTNFGTNCICRVPKSKLEEGRIVECVHCGCRGCSG; encoded by the exons atgccaaAAGTACGACGAAGTAAGAAACCTCCACCTGAGGGTTGGGAACTGATAGAACCCACATTAGACGAGTTAGAACAAAAAATGAGAGAAG tTGAAACACAGTCACATGAGGGTAAAAGGAAAAATGAATCATTGTGGCCAATTTTCAAAATCCATCatcaaaaatccagatatatattTGATCTTTTTTATAGAAGAAAAGCAATCAGCAGGGAACTATATGACTATTGTCTTGGTGAAAACATTGCAGATAAAAATTTAATAGCGAAGTGGAAGAAGCAAGGATACGAGAGTCTTTGTTGTCTAAGATGTATTCAAACGAGAGACACCAACTTTGGAACAAACTGTATTTGTCGTGTACCTAAATCTAAGTTAGAAGAAGGAAGAATTGTTGAATGTGTGCACTGTGGGTGCAGAGGTTGTTCGGGATAG